The sequence TATGGTGCTGAAAGCCTACAGCATATAATACAGGGCACACTAATGCTGATTGTTGGTGGTGTAGAATGGCTTCGTGCTGGTGGACAGCTAAAACATTATGGCTGGGGATTGCTTCTGCCACTCGGTCTTATTGGGGTTGGGGGCGTGTTTATGTTTCATGCCCAGCATGAAGCTAATGTTCCTCCTTTGCTTCTTCTGGTTCAACATCGCATCTTTGCAATCACTCTTTGGATTACTGCTGCTGCCAAAGCCCTAGCTGAATGGCCAAACAAAAACTCTCAAGCCTTTTCAATAGCCTGGCTTCTCCCACTTCTCCTGTTTGGCTTAGAATTGCTGGTCTACAGCGAAGGAGGTAATTCCTCAACCCACAGTATTCATTGATTACACAAGTATGCAAATAGTAATCCTCAGTCCTAACAATTTACCAAATGTCCATCTTCCATATGAACGATGCGGTCAGCAATATCAAGAATGCGATTGTCGTGAGTAACCATTAAAACAGCACAACCCTGTTCCTTAGCCAAACGCTGCATGAGTTCCACTACATCCCGACCTGATTTACTATCCAAAGCAGCAGTGGGTTCATCAGCTAAAACCAGTTTCGGATGACTTACCAAAGCACGAGCAACAGCAACTCTTTGTTTCTGTCCACCAGATAAATCATCAGGATAGTAATTCACTCGATGCCCCAAACCAACAGCTTCCAGCATAATTTTGGATTTAGCTTCAGCTTGTTGATGATCAAATTCTTTATGCAGTTCCAGTGACATTTGAACATTCTGGCAAGCGCTCAAAAATCGCAGCAAATTGTGAGCCTGAAAGATATAGCCAATATTTCGTCGAATTTGGACTAATTGTTGATCATTAGCTTTGTACAATTCATGTCCTAAAACTTTGAGTCTTCCCTCTTGGACAGACCGCAAGCCTCCCATCAAAGTGAGCAGGGTTGTTTTAC is a genomic window of Fortiea contorta PCC 7126 containing:
- a CDS encoding DevA family ABC transporter ATP-binding protein, with amino-acid sequence MLQQNSIISIQNLNHYFGQGALQKQVLFDINLEIYPSEVVILMGQSGSGKTTLLTLMGGLRSVQEGRLKVLGHELYKANDQQLVQIRRNIGYIFQAHNLLRFLSACQNVQMSLELHKEFDHQQAEAKSKIMLEAVGLGHRVNYYPDDLSGGQKQRVAVARALVSHPKLVLADEPTAALDSKSGRDVVELMQRLAKEQGCAVLMVTHDNRILDIADRIVHMEDGHLVNC